The following proteins are encoded in a genomic region of Sorangiineae bacterium MSr12523:
- a CDS encoding glycoside hydrolase family 16 protein gives MSTWGIVITLGMASCTQASPDERTNLASEKLAPNATVFSDDFDGPAGSGVDTSKWTLETGDNSGNNHERQYYTSGTHNAALDGNGNLVITARKDNPGNYQCWYGTCQYTSARMNTASTFTQQYGHFETRMKIPGGQGIWPAFWLLGNDIGSGWPGCGELDIMENIGREASTVHGTIHGPGYSGAGGIGAAYTLPNGQRFSDDFHVFAVDWSPNEIKWSVDGNVYQTRTPADLNGNRWVFDHPFFIIVNLAVGGDWPGDPDGSTPFPGQLVIDYVHVTTSN, from the coding sequence ATGTCCACATGGGGAATCGTCATCACCCTCGGAATGGCGAGCTGCACCCAGGCCAGCCCCGACGAGCGCACGAACCTCGCATCGGAAAAACTGGCCCCCAACGCAACGGTATTCTCCGACGACTTCGACGGTCCCGCCGGCAGCGGTGTCGATACCAGCAAATGGACTTTGGAAACGGGCGACAACAGTGGAAACAACCACGAGCGTCAATATTATACCTCCGGAACGCACAACGCGGCGCTCGACGGAAATGGCAATTTGGTCATCACTGCGCGCAAGGACAATCCTGGCAATTACCAATGCTGGTACGGCACGTGTCAATACACGTCGGCGCGCATGAACACGGCCTCGACGTTCACGCAACAGTACGGCCATTTCGAGACGCGCATGAAGATTCCAGGCGGACAAGGCATATGGCCTGCCTTCTGGCTTTTGGGCAACGACATCGGATCGGGCTGGCCCGGGTGCGGGGAACTCGACATCATGGAGAACATCGGCCGCGAGGCGAGCACCGTCCACGGCACCATTCACGGGCCGGGATACTCCGGCGCCGGTGGTATAGGTGCAGCTTACACGCTTCCCAATGGCCAGCGTTTTTCCGACGATTTCCACGTGTTCGCCGTCGACTGGTCACCGAACGAGATCAAATGGTCGGTCGATGGAAACGTCTACCAAACTCGGACCCCCGCGGATCTGAATGGCAATCGATGGGTGTTCGACCATCCTTTTTTCATCATCGTGAATCTCGCGGTCGGAGGCGATTGGCCGGGGGATCCGGATGGAAGCACACCTTTCCCAGGGCAGTTGGTGATCGACTACGTACACGTCACGACGAGCAATTGA
- a CDS encoding CGNR zinc finger domain-containing protein, which translates to MSETSPTFDFVGGHLALDFINTVANRHDPERARELLLTHDDVALWLESSGLSATLDSRWPRRLRSESRAPARLRAAREHLYSLFNAAATGSAIPENALVATDRTLRACRRRQCLRADRGAVVWGWSDGTSVCDRVLHAILSQAVDLLASAPRAAIRFCDGSGCGWLFLDRSPAGRRRWCSMRDCGNRAKARRHYHVVKESDAKI; encoded by the coding sequence ATGTCGGAGACCTCACCCACGTTCGACTTCGTTGGCGGACACCTCGCGCTCGACTTCATCAACACGGTGGCCAACCGGCACGACCCGGAACGAGCGCGCGAGCTGCTGCTGACCCACGACGATGTGGCGCTCTGGCTGGAATCCAGCGGCCTGTCCGCGACCCTAGACTCGCGTTGGCCGCGGCGACTTCGCTCCGAATCGCGCGCGCCGGCGCGGCTGCGAGCGGCGCGTGAGCATCTGTATTCTCTGTTCAACGCCGCGGCGACCGGAAGCGCGATCCCGGAGAACGCGCTCGTCGCGACCGATCGCACGCTGCGCGCTTGCCGCCGCCGGCAATGCTTGCGGGCAGACCGCGGCGCCGTGGTCTGGGGCTGGAGCGACGGCACCTCCGTCTGCGACCGGGTGCTTCATGCGATCCTGAGCCAGGCCGTGGATCTGCTGGCATCGGCGCCGCGCGCGGCGATCAGGTTTTGCGACGGCTCCGGCTGCGGCTGGCTCTTTCTCGATCGCTCCCCAGCGGGGCGCCGGCGCTGGTGCAGCATGCGTGACTGCGGGAACCGCGCCAAAGCGCGCCGGCACTACCACGTGGTCAAGGAGAGCGATGCCAAAATCTAA
- a CDS encoding LysR family transcriptional regulator, with protein MPKDGRSIDVADATHGLQLLVAIADSGSFTAAGARLGLTPSAVSKAVTRVESRLGVRLLQRTTRRVSFTDAGEMYVARGRQLISDFEGLEREMSSRDDIVRGTLRVSAPMVYGSVKVAPLLVALARKHPALDVQLKCEDRLVDMVIERIDVAVRILSTLPAEFVACPLTEDRRGLYASPAYLRVARTPKTLDDLASHSVITYSGGASIPRRGRVVFATDSILAAREAALGGLGIAELPDYLARDDAAAGALREVLPGAVPTTRKIYALYLSSRYLPPQVRALVDLLVRDAKSSIR; from the coding sequence ATGCCCAAGGATGGGAGGTCGATCGACGTCGCGGACGCGACGCACGGACTTCAGTTGCTCGTCGCGATCGCCGATAGCGGTTCGTTCACGGCCGCCGGCGCGCGTCTTGGACTGACGCCCTCCGCGGTCAGCAAGGCCGTGACCCGAGTCGAGTCGCGCCTCGGAGTTCGCTTGCTCCAGCGGACGACACGCCGCGTGTCGTTCACGGACGCCGGTGAGATGTACGTCGCGCGCGGGCGCCAATTGATCTCGGACTTCGAGGGGCTCGAGCGTGAGATGTCGTCACGCGACGACATCGTACGCGGGACGCTCCGGGTATCGGCGCCGATGGTCTACGGCTCGGTGAAGGTAGCGCCCTTGCTCGTCGCGCTCGCACGCAAGCACCCGGCGCTCGATGTGCAGCTCAAGTGCGAGGATCGCCTCGTGGACATGGTGATCGAGCGCATTGATGTGGCGGTACGCATTCTCTCGACGCTGCCCGCGGAGTTCGTCGCGTGCCCGCTCACCGAAGATCGACGCGGTCTCTACGCCAGCCCTGCATACTTGCGCGTCGCCCGCACGCCGAAGACGCTCGACGATCTCGCTTCGCACTCCGTGATCACGTATAGCGGCGGGGCGAGCATACCGCGACGCGGTCGGGTCGTGTTTGCCACCGACAGCATTCTCGCAGCGCGTGAGGCGGCGCTTGGAGGGCTCGGCATCGCGGAGCTGCCCGACTACCTCGCGCGCGACGACGCGGCGGCCGGAGCGCTGCGCGAGGTCCTCCCCGGCGCGGTCCCGACGACGAGGAAAATCTACGCGCTCTATCTGTCATCGCGTTATTTGCCGCCTCAGGTGCGCGCGCTCGTCGATCTGCTCGTACGTGACGCCAAGTCGTCGATTCGATAG
- a CDS encoding alpha/beta hydrolase, translated as MSCYRAFSSALALAALSACGSSESAQPSAAQTIDPQNPKPTIVLAHGAFADASSWSGVIERLEQRGYPVIAPPNPLRGPDSDAAALASVLKTINGPIVLAGHSYGGIVISQAAQDNPAVKALVYIAAFMPDTGESVVTITGKFAPTKFGPAVLRAVPYALSCGAGNGSDTYLKSEAFHDVFAPDVPESTARVMAATQRPIEGAAIPANFTGTPAWKTIPSWALVSRLDQMISPDAERFMAQRAKSHIVEVDASHAVAVSQPDAVANLIVDAAHSVHVE; from the coding sequence ATGAGCTGTTATCGCGCCTTCTCGTCCGCTCTGGCCCTGGCCGCACTTTCGGCGTGCGGTTCATCCGAGAGCGCGCAGCCTTCTGCTGCCCAAACGATTGACCCTCAGAACCCGAAGCCGACGATCGTGCTCGCGCACGGCGCGTTCGCCGATGCGTCGAGTTGGAGTGGCGTGATAGAGCGCCTCGAGCAGCGCGGTTATCCTGTGATTGCGCCACCCAACCCGCTACGGGGCCCGGACTCCGATGCTGCTGCGCTCGCGAGCGTACTCAAGACGATCAATGGGCCGATCGTCCTCGCCGGTCACTCGTACGGCGGTATCGTGATTTCGCAGGCCGCCCAGGACAACCCGGCGGTAAAGGCACTCGTTTACATTGCGGCGTTCATGCCCGATACGGGCGAGAGTGTCGTCACGATTACGGGCAAGTTCGCTCCAACCAAGTTCGGTCCGGCGGTTCTTCGCGCGGTGCCGTATGCACTTTCGTGCGGGGCCGGCAATGGATCCGACACCTACCTCAAGTCCGAAGCGTTTCACGATGTATTTGCGCCGGACGTACCCGAAAGCACCGCCCGCGTGATGGCCGCAACCCAAAGGCCCATCGAAGGCGCGGCGATTCCAGCGAACTTCACGGGCACCCCGGCCTGGAAGACCATTCCATCGTGGGCGCTCGTGTCTCGTTTGGACCAAATGATCTCGCCGGACGCCGAGCGATTCATGGCCCAGCGTGCGAAGTCTCATATCGTGGAGGTGGACGCTTCACACGCCGTCGCCGTGTCGCAGCCGGACGCCGTCGCGAACCTGATCGTGGACGCCGCGCACAGCGTTCATGTCGAATGA
- a CDS encoding OsmC family peroxiredoxin, whose amino-acid sequence MKRSANAVWEGSIKEGKGKFGIASGAIAETPYSFKTRFEGTPGANPEELIAAAHASCFSMALGAQLGERGITPESIETICDVTFENKSLTKSALTTKVTARGADKAKIEEAAAAAKAGCPISKVLELEIALDLKIVN is encoded by the coding sequence ATGAAGCGCAGCGCCAATGCAGTATGGGAAGGCAGCATCAAGGAAGGCAAGGGAAAGTTCGGAATCGCCAGTGGCGCGATTGCGGAAACGCCATACAGTTTCAAAACCCGCTTCGAGGGAACGCCGGGGGCGAACCCGGAGGAGCTCATCGCGGCTGCCCACGCGAGCTGCTTCAGCATGGCACTGGGGGCTCAGCTTGGGGAGCGCGGCATCACGCCGGAGTCGATCGAGACGATTTGCGACGTCACCTTCGAGAACAAGTCGCTGACGAAAAGCGCGCTCACGACGAAGGTCACGGCGCGTGGCGCCGACAAGGCGAAGATCGAGGAGGCTGCTGCGGCTGCCAAAGCGGGATGCCCGATCTCGAAGGTCCTCGAGCTCGAGATCGCCCTCGATCTGAAAATCGTGAATTGA
- a CDS encoding Ig-like domain-containing protein, which yields MPSLPSFWSPVVLACIATGALWSCGSNDASPSRTDGGVPDAAVRDASPQDAGIDAPTVPKELTVVTLAPAHGDANVSVQDPIQVTFSEAVQIGATPLTLTKPDGTLIPTTAALSSDRRTVTLSLLDAQKAPAEVVAHFADISTLDGRPLVSKPDWSWKLPAWVSVGTNVVDRFDLYDECSVVAGPGRQITFVAREWNIRRDQPGFVSTTDTLHGAWKQLGGPLTPVTYYPRIALDAKNNLVALSIYENVLHVQRWSGAKWDDLGGPIPDADGLWENSPIAVDSRGKIFMAYSHRVGGQASVNELLVRSFDGTTWSPVGGPVSSAQSDTPFYPNLVLDPTGIPYVRYHDSEEHIVKWTGSAWAPVGSHLAPTGGTALGLTMAFDDGGRLFAIGNFSDGTTRVIRFDGSDWVPVGNSLGTKITSASLVAGRSGHLFSIVYDDIDNATFRVADITQAGWTKIDGAITDFGTSLAVDPDNVPVVLTPKLGVLRLNR from the coding sequence ATGCCATCTCTTCCTTCTTTCTGGTCTCCGGTCGTCCTCGCGTGCATCGCGACGGGCGCGCTCTGGTCGTGTGGCTCGAACGATGCGTCTCCTAGCCGGACCGACGGCGGCGTGCCCGATGCTGCGGTTCGCGACGCGTCCCCGCAAGACGCAGGTATCGATGCCCCCACGGTCCCAAAAGAGCTGACCGTCGTCACGCTGGCACCGGCCCATGGCGACGCCAATGTCTCCGTACAAGATCCTATTCAGGTCACGTTTTCCGAGGCGGTCCAAATTGGAGCGACGCCCCTTACGCTCACGAAGCCAGACGGCACGCTCATTCCGACGACGGCCGCGCTCTCGTCCGATCGACGCACGGTGACCCTCTCGCTCCTCGATGCACAAAAGGCCCCCGCGGAGGTGGTCGCCCACTTCGCCGATATTTCGACGCTGGACGGAAGGCCGCTTGTCTCGAAGCCAGATTGGAGCTGGAAGCTACCGGCGTGGGTATCGGTGGGGACGAATGTCGTGGATCGATTCGACCTCTATGACGAATGTTCGGTGGTCGCGGGACCAGGTCGGCAGATTACCTTCGTGGCCCGCGAGTGGAACATCCGTCGGGACCAGCCCGGGTTCGTCTCGACGACCGACACGCTGCATGGGGCGTGGAAGCAATTGGGTGGCCCGCTTACCCCTGTCACCTATTATCCGCGCATCGCACTCGATGCGAAGAACAACCTCGTAGCGCTCTCGATTTACGAGAACGTCCTTCACGTTCAGCGCTGGTCGGGGGCGAAATGGGACGACCTCGGCGGGCCTATTCCCGACGCCGACGGATTGTGGGAGAACTCGCCCATTGCCGTCGATTCCAGGGGCAAGATCTTCATGGCCTACTCGCATCGAGTTGGAGGCCAAGCCAGCGTGAATGAGTTGCTGGTCCGCTCCTTCGACGGCACGACGTGGTCGCCCGTCGGCGGGCCGGTGAGCAGCGCGCAATCGGACACACCATTTTATCCTAATTTGGTTTTGGACCCGACGGGGATTCCGTACGTCCGATATCACGATTCCGAGGAACACATCGTCAAGTGGACGGGCTCCGCGTGGGCGCCCGTCGGGTCTCATTTGGCCCCGACGGGCGGGACGGCGCTCGGCTTGACGATGGCCTTCGACGATGGGGGCCGGTTGTTCGCGATTGGCAATTTTTCGGATGGAACGACGCGCGTCATTCGGTTCGACGGCTCGGACTGGGTGCCCGTCGGCAACTCGCTGGGTACCAAGATTACCTCGGCATCCTTGGTCGCAGGTCGCAGCGGGCACCTCTTTTCGATCGTCTACGACGATATCGACAATGCCACGTTCCGAGTGGCAGACATCACCCAGGCCGGATGGACCAAGATTGACGGGGCCATCACCGACTTTGGGACATCGCTCGCCGTCGATCCGGACAACGTTCCCGTGGTGCTTACCCCCAAATTGGGAGTGCTTCGCCTCAATCGGTGA
- a CDS encoding AMP-binding protein, translating to MTFAMPSIAQQRFWAMHQTRLHAGSLATPLVVELRGPLDRKSLERAVHALVIRHEMLRVLFESSNGLPRRCGPECVRVELELADGANRSRDAVEAWVRDTISRPLRLDRAPILRAALLQLRDDEHLLVLVSHRAVVDARSMRLLFDDLTTNYAAFVCGERPIFAEPAISESRPGDEAMHDLGPRLTELLGANYAVAPPADFPLPSDDAARRCRSFPLNRDQLMGLADLFIEDGPVQVVLMAAYAQVLARFSGDYDLTLARPHRRQGSVGPFESSAVLRVNMTDNPPFRQLVRRLQTSTARPHVPVEALLVELRPLDTLEDGPIARAAFDFADAHPSPVERAGLCMTVRDIAQSCAEYPFVLRLRPRGTGHVVDLDYRAHSFSAQLIDSFLDAYRALLVRIAEYPDGRVQDVPLLPLRHTFPSVTPAARKYPSVCELVDRAIAAAPNAPALVKGERSWSYGDLARLAGETAEKLRSLGHRPGETVAICPTARGFELYAALLGAWQAGGIIMMVNSALPPAQRTSMLERARARTLLIAGDELPSWWSAVPTANVVVLAPDRGWSILREKRSPALPLSQEPAAYVFFTSGTTGTPKALLGRHDSLSHFVLWQRDEFAVERGDQCAQLTSLFTDAVLRDIFTPLISGACLHVPPGRALYSDEPAMLGWLGRSRVTFAHTMPSLSSLWLGRRADDVHATLNDLRLLFFSGEPLTGALVERWHAMAPHAELVNLYGTSECTMIQAFHRVQRNARELLQPAGKGIPDADIFALTPSGTPCGPGEVGQVHIRTPYATLDYAGRIFRTEDRARVRRDGSLEVFGRAEGRARIRGIDVDLEQVSALLARQAGVRTSAVMRLADGAGDAHLVAFVVLDAPTSAHELRCQLSKLLPAAAVPSHVVFLHQLPVTAVGKLDRHQLKKENSHVLSNPTPS from the coding sequence ATGACATTTGCAATGCCATCAATCGCCCAGCAGCGGTTCTGGGCGATGCATCAGACGCGTCTGCACGCGGGAAGCCTGGCCACACCTTTGGTCGTGGAGCTGCGCGGGCCGCTCGACCGCAAAAGCCTCGAGCGCGCGGTGCACGCGTTGGTAATCCGCCACGAGATGCTCCGCGTCCTGTTCGAAAGCAGCAACGGCTTGCCACGCCGGTGCGGGCCGGAGTGTGTGCGGGTCGAGCTGGAGCTCGCGGATGGCGCGAATCGATCGCGCGATGCCGTCGAGGCCTGGGTGCGCGATACGATAAGCCGGCCGCTCCGCCTCGACCGAGCACCGATTCTGCGCGCAGCGCTGCTCCAGCTGCGGGACGACGAGCACCTGTTGGTGCTCGTGTCGCACCGGGCGGTGGTGGATGCCCGGTCGATGCGGCTCCTGTTCGATGACTTGACCACGAACTATGCAGCGTTCGTGTGCGGCGAACGACCCATATTCGCCGAGCCGGCCATTTCGGAAAGTCGTCCGGGTGATGAAGCCATGCACGATCTTGGCCCTCGCTTGACCGAGCTTTTGGGCGCCAACTACGCGGTTGCGCCGCCGGCGGACTTCCCACTGCCGTCCGACGATGCCGCTCGCCGATGCCGATCGTTTCCACTGAATCGCGATCAGCTCATGGGTCTCGCGGACCTGTTCATCGAGGATGGGCCCGTTCAGGTCGTGCTGATGGCGGCCTATGCCCAGGTGCTCGCCCGGTTCTCCGGCGATTACGATCTGACCCTGGCGCGCCCCCATCGCCGCCAAGGCTCCGTGGGGCCGTTCGAGAGCTCGGCGGTGCTGCGTGTCAACATGACCGACAATCCGCCGTTCCGGCAACTAGTGCGGAGGCTGCAGACGAGCACGGCCCGGCCTCATGTGCCGGTCGAAGCCCTGCTGGTCGAGCTCCGCCCGCTGGATACCCTGGAGGATGGCCCGATCGCCCGCGCGGCCTTCGACTTCGCGGACGCGCACCCGTCACCCGTCGAGCGCGCGGGATTATGCATGACGGTGCGCGACATCGCGCAATCGTGTGCGGAGTATCCGTTCGTACTGCGCCTGCGGCCCCGAGGTACGGGGCACGTGGTGGATCTGGACTATCGCGCCCACTCGTTCAGCGCCCAACTCATCGATTCATTCTTGGATGCATATCGCGCGCTGCTCGTGCGCATTGCGGAATATCCCGATGGCCGGGTCCAAGACGTGCCTCTGTTGCCTCTGCGGCACACATTCCCATCGGTGACTCCGGCGGCTCGGAAGTACCCGTCCGTCTGCGAGCTCGTTGACCGCGCGATCGCGGCCGCACCGAACGCGCCGGCGTTGGTCAAAGGAGAGCGCTCGTGGTCGTACGGCGATCTCGCCCGGCTGGCCGGCGAGACAGCCGAGAAGTTGCGATCGCTCGGGCATCGGCCTGGGGAAACGGTGGCCATCTGCCCCACCGCACGCGGCTTCGAGCTGTACGCCGCCTTGCTCGGCGCGTGGCAGGCCGGCGGGATCATCATGATGGTCAACTCCGCCTTGCCGCCGGCGCAGCGAACATCGATGCTGGAGCGTGCAAGGGCCAGGACCCTGCTGATCGCCGGCGACGAGCTGCCGTCGTGGTGGTCTGCGGTGCCGACGGCCAATGTGGTCGTGCTCGCGCCGGACCGTGGTTGGTCGATCCTGCGTGAGAAGCGCAGCCCAGCGCTCCCCTTGTCGCAGGAGCCGGCCGCATATGTCTTCTTCACCTCTGGGACCACCGGGACCCCCAAGGCGCTACTCGGCCGGCACGATAGCCTTTCGCATTTCGTCTTGTGGCAACGGGACGAATTCGCCGTCGAGCGGGGCGACCAATGCGCGCAGCTCACCAGCCTGTTCACCGACGCCGTGCTGCGCGACATCTTCACCCCGTTGATCAGCGGCGCCTGCCTGCACGTGCCTCCCGGGCGCGCGCTTTACTCCGACGAACCCGCGATGCTCGGCTGGCTGGGCCGCTCGCGCGTGACCTTCGCGCACACCATGCCGTCGCTGTCCAGCCTCTGGCTAGGGCGCCGCGCCGACGACGTTCACGCCACCTTGAACGATCTACGCCTGCTCTTCTTCTCCGGCGAGCCGCTGACCGGCGCACTCGTCGAGCGCTGGCACGCCATGGCCCCGCACGCCGAGCTGGTCAACCTGTATGGCACCAGTGAGTGCACGATGATTCAGGCGTTTCACCGCGTGCAGCGCAACGCCAGGGAGCTGCTCCAACCGGCGGGGAAAGGGATACCCGACGCGGACATCTTCGCGCTGACGCCGAGCGGAACGCCGTGCGGTCCGGGGGAGGTCGGTCAGGTGCATATTCGAACGCCCTACGCGACACTCGATTATGCGGGCCGCATCTTTCGCACCGAAGATCGCGCGCGCGTTCGCCGGGACGGGTCCCTCGAGGTGTTCGGGCGCGCCGAAGGCCGGGCGCGCATCCGCGGGATCGACGTCGACCTCGAGCAGGTAAGTGCGCTGCTTGCTCGTCAGGCCGGCGTCCGGACATCCGCGGTCATGCGACTCGCGGACGGCGCCGGCGACGCTCACCTGGTGGCCTTCGTCGTCCTCGATGCCCCGACCAGCGCCCACGAACTTCGCTGCCAGCTATCGAAGCTACTTCCCGCCGCCGCAGTGCCCAGCCACGTCGTGTTCCTGCACCAATTGCCCGTCACTGCAGTTGGAAAGCTGGACCGCCATCAACTTAAGAAAGAAAACTCCCATGTCCTCAGCAATCCTACTCCATCGTGA
- a CDS encoding serine hydroxymethyltransferase: MSSAILLHRDLTEVDSEIAAELAGEARRQRTTLAMIASENYTAAAVMQAQGSLFMNKLAEGYAGRRYCDGCQHIDAIENLAVQRAKALFGAEHANVQPHSGAQANAAAYDALLDAGDTILAMDLAHGGHLTHGMRLNFLAKCYRFVNYHVRRGDSRVDMAEVAQLARQHRPKLIVAGWSAYPRHLDFEAFREIADEVGAYLLVDMAHFAGLVAAGLHPNPVPWSDVVTTTTHKTLGGPRGGMILCKQKFANKIDTGVFPGQQAAPLAHTITAKAVALKIAGSEAFRDAQRRTVEGARIIAERLMRPDLVAGGVKILSGGTDVHLLLVDLREAGTTGKKAEERLGEIGISVNRNAVPFDPRPPMVTSGLRIGTAALATRGFVTRDFQAVADVISEALLSPDDADSVPGLRSRVAALADAHPIYGQEIKDLPRANFFESRNT; encoded by the coding sequence ATGTCCTCAGCAATCCTACTCCATCGTGACCTCACCGAAGTCGACTCCGAAATCGCCGCCGAGCTCGCGGGCGAAGCACGCCGCCAGCGAACGACGCTCGCCATGATCGCATCCGAGAACTACACGGCCGCCGCCGTGATGCAGGCTCAGGGCTCGCTGTTCATGAACAAGCTCGCAGAAGGTTACGCAGGGCGGCGCTATTGCGACGGGTGTCAGCATATTGATGCGATCGAAAATCTGGCCGTGCAGCGCGCGAAGGCATTGTTTGGCGCCGAGCACGCGAATGTGCAGCCGCACTCCGGCGCCCAGGCCAACGCCGCGGCCTACGACGCGCTGCTCGATGCGGGAGACACCATCCTCGCCATGGATCTCGCGCACGGGGGACACCTCACCCACGGCATGCGCCTGAATTTTCTGGCCAAGTGTTATCGCTTCGTCAATTACCACGTGCGCCGCGGGGACTCGCGGGTGGACATGGCGGAGGTCGCCCAGCTCGCCCGCCAACATCGCCCCAAGCTGATTGTCGCCGGTTGGTCGGCCTATCCGCGCCATCTCGACTTCGAGGCCTTCCGAGAAATCGCTGACGAGGTGGGCGCTTATCTGCTGGTGGACATGGCGCACTTCGCCGGCCTGGTCGCGGCCGGCCTGCACCCGAACCCCGTCCCGTGGTCCGACGTGGTCACGACGACCACGCACAAGACCCTCGGAGGTCCGCGCGGCGGTATGATCCTGTGCAAGCAAAAGTTCGCCAACAAAATCGATACTGGCGTCTTTCCCGGTCAGCAGGCGGCCCCGCTGGCGCACACCATCACCGCGAAGGCGGTTGCGCTCAAGATCGCGGGCAGCGAAGCATTCCGCGATGCGCAGCGCCGCACGGTCGAGGGCGCGCGCATCATCGCCGAGCGACTGATGCGGCCCGATCTCGTGGCGGGCGGGGTCAAGATCCTCAGCGGTGGCACCGATGTTCACCTGTTGCTGGTCGACCTGCGCGAGGCCGGTACCACCGGGAAGAAGGCCGAAGAGCGGCTCGGCGAAATCGGCATTTCGGTAAATCGCAACGCGGTGCCGTTCGATCCGCGGCCGCCGATGGTCACCTCCGGTCTGCGCATTGGCACCGCGGCGCTGGCCACCCGCGGATTCGTAACCCGGGACTTCCAGGCCGTCGCCGACGTGATTTCTGAAGCGTTGCTGTCGCCCGACGATGCCGATTCCGTGCCGGGGCTACGAAGCCGAGTGGCGGCCCTTGCCGACGCGCATCCGATCTACGGACAGGAGATCAAGGACCTTCCGCGGGCGAACTTCTTCGAGTCGCGCAATACATGA